A single region of the Deltaproteobacteria bacterium genome encodes:
- a CDS encoding TraB/GumN family protein → MIQSDNRHSLTVDDKEIILLGTAHISEESAELVAAVIEEERPDTVCMELCESRYQALTQENRWKETDLIKVIREKKAFLLLSNLMLASFQKKIGKKLGIKPGAEMLRAIQAAESAGAEIFLADRDIRITLSRAWRLMGFWTKMKLLFQLITSMGDVERIEKEDIEKMKEKDVLEALLAEIGDLLPELRRVLIDERDLYLTAKLRTAPGKRIVAVVGAGHVPGIRKRWSDPVDIAALEVLPPKGKLMGFLKWGIPTFVIGLIIVGFFLAGAEAGSHMIKWWVLANGIFAGIGAAAALAHPLTILTAIAASPVTSLNPMIAAGWVAGLVEVFLRKPKVKDFERLPEDIGSLKGFWKNKITRVLLIVVLTNMGSSLGAFVALPLMAKAF, encoded by the coding sequence ATGATCCAAAGCGATAACCGGCATTCATTGACCGTTGATGACAAAGAGATCATACTTCTGGGCACCGCCCACATCTCCGAAGAAAGCGCTGAACTGGTGGCAGCGGTAATAGAAGAGGAGCGGCCCGACACGGTCTGTATGGAGCTCTGTGAATCCAGATACCAGGCCTTGACCCAGGAGAATCGCTGGAAGGAGACCGACCTCATCAAGGTTATCCGGGAAAAGAAGGCCTTTCTCCTCCTCTCCAACCTGATGCTGGCGTCATTCCAGAAAAAGATCGGAAAGAAACTGGGGATCAAACCGGGAGCGGAAATGCTGCGTGCAATTCAGGCCGCAGAGAGTGCAGGCGCCGAAATATTCCTTGCAGACCGGGATATCCGCATTACCCTTTCCAGGGCATGGCGGTTGATGGGTTTCTGGACAAAGATGAAGCTGCTGTTCCAGTTGATTACCTCCATGGGCGATGTGGAGCGCATTGAAAAAGAAGATATCGAAAAAATGAAAGAAAAAGATGTGCTCGAGGCCCTACTTGCGGAGATCGGAGATCTCCTCCCCGAACTGCGGCGGGTCCTGATTGACGAAAGAGATCTGTATCTGACGGCCAAGCTTCGAACCGCTCCCGGAAAACGGATCGTTGCAGTGGTGGGGGCGGGCCATGTGCCGGGAATCCGGAAGCGCTGGAGCGATCCGGTGGACATTGCGGCCCTGGAGGTTCTTCCGCCCAAGGGGAAGCTCATGGGGTTCTTGAAGTGGGGGATTCCGACGTTCGTTATCGGTTTGATCATTGTCGGCTTTTTTTTGGCAGGGGCTGAGGCGGGATCTCACATGATCAAATGGTGGGTCCTGGCCAACGGGATCTTTGCAGGCATCGGGGCGGCAGCGGCACTGGCGCATCCCCTGACGATCCTGACGGCCATTGCGGCATCTCCCGTCACCTCCCTGAATCCGATGATCGCCGCAGGCTGGGTGGCCGGGCTGGTGGAAGTTTTTCTGCGCAAGCCGAAAGTGAAGGATTTTGAACGGCTCCCTGAAGATATCGGATCTCTCAAGGGATTCTGGAAAAACAAGATCACCCGGGTCCTGCTGATCGTGGTCCTCACCAATATGGGGAGTTCCCTCGGGGCGTTTGTCGCCCTCCCTCTCATGGCCAAGGCGTTTTAG
- a CDS encoding NAD-dependent epimerase/dehydratase family protein — protein MTDHQESILVTGSAGFIGFHLTRTLLEKGYAVTGVDNLNPYYDVNLKRARLGVLKPYESFSFYQADIQDLGTLKTIFEERRITKICNLAAQAGVRHSLKDPFSYQKSNLEGFLNLLELAREYRIQNFVYASSSSVYGNNTKSPYSVEDRVDHPISLYAATKKANELMAHAYSHLFQIPCTGLRYFTVYGPWGRPDMALFLFTDAILKKRPIKVYNYGKMRRDFTYIDDIVDGTVRAIERPVPYDLFNLGNSDSVGLMEFIRVIEEELGQEAEKEMMPLQPGDVPETVADIERSRECLGFSPRMPLREGIRLFLTWYREYYGI, from the coding sequence GTGACGGATCATCAAGAAAGCATCCTGGTAACAGGATCAGCAGGCTTTATCGGATTTCATCTGACCAGAACCCTTCTGGAAAAGGGGTATGCGGTGACGGGGGTGGATAACCTGAATCCCTATTATGATGTAAACCTGAAACGGGCGCGACTGGGGGTTCTGAAACCCTATGAAAGTTTCAGTTTTTATCAGGCAGATATCCAGGACCTCGGGACATTGAAAACAATCTTCGAGGAACGCCGAATCACAAAAATCTGCAATCTGGCGGCCCAGGCCGGTGTCCGGCATTCGCTGAAAGATCCGTTCTCCTATCAGAAAAGCAACCTGGAGGGCTTCCTGAACCTCCTGGAACTGGCGCGTGAATACCGGATTCAAAATTTTGTGTATGCCTCATCTTCCTCTGTCTATGGGAACAACACCAAAAGCCCCTACAGCGTGGAAGACAGGGTGGATCATCCCATCTCTTTATATGCGGCGACAAAAAAGGCCAATGAACTCATGGCCCATGCCTACAGCCACCTCTTTCAGATCCCCTGCACCGGGCTAAGATATTTCACGGTGTATGGGCCGTGGGGCCGTCCGGACATGGCCCTCTTTCTGTTCACCGATGCGATTTTGAAAAAACGACCAATAAAGGTATATAATTACGGAAAAATGCGGCGGGATTTCACCTATATTGATGACATTGTCGATGGAACCGTCAGGGCCATTGAAAGACCCGTCCCTTATGATCTCTTCAATTTGGGCAACTCCGATTCCGTCGGTCTGATGGAGTTTATCCGGGTCATCGAAGAGGAACTGGGACAGGAAGCGGAAAAAGAGATGATGCCGCTTCAACCGGGAGATGTGCCCGAGACAGTGGCCGACATCGAACGGTCGCGGGAATGCCTGGGATTCAGCCCCCGGATGCCCCTGCGAGAGGGCATCCGGTTATTTCTGACGTGGTATCGGGAATACTATGGGATCTAG
- the groL gene encoding chaperonin GroEL (60 kDa chaperone family; promotes refolding of misfolded polypeptides especially under stressful conditions; forms two stacked rings of heptamers to form a barrel-shaped 14mer; ends can be capped by GroES; misfolded proteins enter the barrel where they are refolded when GroES binds), translated as MAKEIKYNVKARESILLGIDTLANAVKVTLGPKGRNVILDKSFGAPNITKDGVTVAKEIELEDKFENMGAQMVKEVASKTSDIAGDGTTTATVLAQSIYREGSKLVAAGVNPMAIKRGIEKAVERAVQELKKLSKPTKDQDEISQVGTISANNDSTIGSIIAEAMNKVGKEGVITVEEAKSMDTTLEVVEGMQFDRGYLSPYFVTDAEKMEVSLSEAYILLNEKKVSSMKDLIPILEQIAKMGKPLLIIAEDVEGEALATLVVNRLRGTLQVAAVKAPGFGDRRKAMLEDIAILSGGRVISEDLGLKLENVTLNDLGTAKTIRIDKDNTTIVDGGGKRSDLEGRVKQIRAQIDETTSDYDREKLQERLAKLIGGVAVINVGAATEIEMKEKKARVEDALNATRAAVEEGIVPGGGVALLRAIPALAEMKLEGEEQTGVNLVMRALEEPIRQIVNNAGAEGSVVVEKVKSKKGSFGYNAETNEYEDLMKAGIIDPTKVTRFALQNAASVSSLLLTTEAMIAEKPEEKSDMPAMPPGGGMGGMGGMGGMGGMM; from the coding sequence ATGGCTAAAGAGATCAAGTATAATGTAAAGGCCAGGGAATCGATTCTCTTGGGAATCGACACCCTTGCCAATGCGGTAAAGGTTACATTGGGACCCAAGGGAAGAAATGTTATCCTGGACAAATCGTTCGGTGCGCCCAATATCACCAAAGACGGCGTCACGGTTGCCAAAGAGATTGAATTGGAAGATAAATTTGAAAATATGGGCGCCCAGATGGTGAAAGAGGTGGCCTCCAAGACCTCGGATATCGCCGGTGACGGCACCACCACGGCGACGGTGCTGGCCCAGTCCATATACAGAGAAGGATCCAAACTGGTCGCCGCAGGCGTCAACCCGATGGCCATCAAGCGGGGAATTGAAAAGGCCGTGGAGCGCGCGGTACAGGAATTGAAGAAGCTTTCCAAGCCGACCAAGGACCAGGATGAGATCTCCCAGGTGGGAACCATCTCAGCCAACAACGACAGCACCATCGGAAGCATCATTGCCGAGGCAATGAACAAGGTCGGAAAAGAAGGCGTCATTACCGTGGAAGAGGCCAAGAGTATGGACACCACCCTTGAGGTGGTTGAGGGCATGCAGTTTGATCGTGGATATCTCTCCCCTTACTTTGTCACCGATGCGGAAAAGATGGAGGTCTCTTTGAGTGAGGCCTATATCCTGTTGAACGAAAAAAAGGTCAGTTCCATGAAAGACCTCATCCCCATTCTGGAACAGATCGCCAAGATGGGAAAACCCCTTCTGATCATTGCCGAAGATGTGGAAGGTGAAGCCCTGGCCACGCTGGTAGTCAACCGGTTGAGAGGAACACTTCAGGTTGCCGCTGTCAAAGCCCCTGGGTTCGGCGACAGAAGGAAGGCCATGCTGGAAGATATCGCCATCCTGAGCGGCGGCAGGGTGATCTCGGAAGACCTGGGCCTGAAACTGGAAAATGTTACCCTTAATGACCTCGGAACGGCCAAGACGATCCGCATCGACAAGGATAACACGACCATCGTGGACGGCGGCGGAAAGCGGAGTGACCTGGAAGGGAGGGTCAAGCAGATCCGTGCCCAGATTGATGAGACCACATCTGATTATGATCGTGAAAAACTTCAGGAAAGGTTGGCCAAGCTGATCGGCGGCGTGGCCGTGATCAACGTGGGCGCTGCCACCGAGATCGAGATGAAAGAGAAAAAGGCCAGGGTAGAGGATGCACTGAACGCCACAAGGGCTGCCGTGGAAGAAGGCATCGTCCCCGGTGGTGGTGTTGCCCTGCTTCGCGCCATCCCTGCCCTCGCCGAGATGAAGCTGGAAGGCGAAGAGCAGACCGGCGTCAACTTGGTCATGCGGGCACTGGAAGAACCGATTCGCCAGATTGTAAATAATGCCGGGGCCGAGGGCTCGGTCGTGGTCGAAAAGGTCAAGAGCAAGAAGGGCAGCTTTGGCTACAATGCCGAGACCAATGAGTATGAAGACCTGATGAAGGCGGGCATCATCGATCCCACCAAGGTGACCCGGTTCGCCCTGCAGAATGCGGCATCTGTCTCTTCATTGCTTCTGACCACCGAAGCAATGATTGCTGAAAAGCCGGAAGAAAAATCAGACATGCCGGCCATGCCTCCTGGAGGCGGAATGGGCGGAATGGGTGGAATGGGCGGAATGGGCGGCATGATGTAA
- the groES gene encoding co-chaperone GroES has translation MKVRPLHDRVIVKRVEEEAKTKGGIIIPDTAKEKPVEGKVIAVGDGKVADDGKKIALEVKAGDKILFGKYAGTEIQIDGEEHLIMREDDIIAIIE, from the coding sequence ATGAAAGTAAGACCATTGCATGATCGCGTAATCGTAAAAAGGGTGGAAGAGGAAGCAAAGACAAAGGGCGGCATTATCATCCCTGACACAGCCAAGGAAAAGCCGGTCGAGGGAAAAGTCATTGCAGTCGGAGACGGCAAGGTGGCGGATGACGGAAAGAAGATCGCTCTCGAGGTCAAGGCCGGGGACAAAATCCTCTTTGGAAAATATGCCGGAACTGAAATCCAAATCGATGGTGAAGAGCATCTCATCATGAGAGAAGATGATATCATCGCCATTATCGAATAG
- a CDS encoding NAD-dependent epimerase/dehydratase family protein, with protein sequence MKIMVTGGAGFIGSNVVDGFIDAGHRVVVVDNLYTGKRSNVNPQAQFYELDIRSPQVAEVMERERPDVLNHHAAQMSVPDSVADPLFDADVNIKGLLNLLEAARKHGVGKVVFISSGGAIYGEASEYPTSEAYPPRPLSPYAVSKFSSEHYLEYYRHQYGLDYTTLRYANIYGPRQVPHGEAGVVAIFMNNLLQGKRSVLNHFAEDQAGMVRDYCYVKDVVRANLAALEKGSGDCFNIGTGVGTRTLDLYQTIFEIFQGHSSDMSGTLAVLDRQLARPGDLTKSCLVIEKARRILGWVPETGLREGIRETVEWRLHQT encoded by the coding sequence GTGAAAATAATGGTAACCGGCGGGGCCGGATTCATCGGGTCCAATGTGGTGGACGGTTTCATCGATGCCGGACACCGGGTCGTGGTCGTGGACAATCTTTACACTGGAAAGCGATCCAACGTCAACCCCCAAGCGCAGTTTTATGAGCTGGATATCCGTTCGCCTCAAGTGGCGGAGGTGATGGAAAGGGAAAGACCGGATGTCCTGAATCATCATGCAGCCCAGATGAGCGTTCCGGATTCGGTCGCAGACCCCCTTTTCGACGCGGATGTGAATATCAAAGGCCTTCTCAATCTGCTGGAGGCCGCCAGAAAGCACGGGGTCGGCAAAGTGGTTTTTATCTCTTCGGGCGGAGCCATATATGGGGAGGCATCAGAATATCCCACGTCCGAGGCGTATCCGCCCAGGCCCCTTTCCCCCTATGCGGTCTCCAAATTTTCTTCGGAACACTATCTGGAATATTACCGCCATCAATACGGGCTCGATTACACCACCTTGCGCTATGCCAATATCTACGGCCCCCGCCAGGTTCCCCATGGCGAGGCCGGGGTTGTGGCCATCTTCATGAATAACCTCCTTCAGGGGAAACGTTCCGTCCTGAATCATTTTGCAGAGGACCAGGCCGGGATGGTGCGGGATTATTGTTATGTGAAAGATGTGGTCAGGGCCAATCTGGCCGCCCTGGAAAAAGGCTCGGGAGATTGTTTCAATATCGGGACAGGCGTCGGCACCCGGACCCTGGATCTCTATCAAACCATATTTGAGATCTTTCAGGGACATTCTTCCGACATGTCCGGAACACTCGCCGTACTGGATCGCCAGCTTGCCAGGCCAGGGGATTTGACAAAGAGCTGTCTGGTCATAGAAAAGGCCCGCCGCATCCTGGGCTGGGTTCCGGAGACCGGTCTGCGGGAAGGCATCCGCGAGACCGTGGAATGGCGCTTGCACCAAACGTAA
- the cysS gene encoding cysteine--tRNA ligase has protein sequence MTEGTKNILDQIGGTPLVPITALNRNRNVQILAKLESFNPGGSIKDRPALYMIEAAEKSRELTRDKIILEATSGNTGIGLALVAAVKGYRILLTMSEAVSEERVKILKALGAEVAFTPAHLGTDGAIEHGYQLLREHPGTYWLADQFNNEANWMAHYYGTATEIWEQTGGDFNAVIATMGTTGTLMGISRRFREMNPRIQIIGVEPYLGHKIQGLKNMKESYRPGIFEKARADRIINIDDEEAFETARLLARKEGLFVGMSSGAAVAVALKVAGEMDSGRIVVILPDGGDKYLSTPLFTARKKSGLRLYNTLTRRKESFVPQEENRVSIYACGPTLCQMIDLNHCRRLLFSDLIRRYMELKGYDVTLVMNVTDLDDRTIEGAEKAGISLREFTDGFYDVLMADIDSLGIKRATAYPRPSEHVDDMIAFTQKLLEKGYAYEKLRSIYFDISRFKDYGKLSRIDLDKIRLGKTVDLDQYEKENPRDFTLLKRSTLNELKRGIFFKTIWGNVRPGWHIECAAMALKHLGPTHDIHTSGVALIFPHHENSIAISQAVTDKPLANYWLHNEPVMDDNSRPAEATENGRVTLRDLMARGYSGREVRYWLLSRHYRKPIFFSRAKLDGVRNTLSHLDTFVQKLHSARPGPIDPEMDQTIYALRQKFIESMDDDFNVAPALASLFQFTRTVNKKMDRSGLDPSDREKVLTALGRVNSVLGIMRLKPPAEDAAVEELVQRREAARAKKEWALADDLRQQLKGMGVEVIDTKEGPVWRKD, from the coding sequence ATGACTGAAGGAACCAAAAATATCCTTGACCAGATCGGCGGCACACCGCTGGTTCCGATCACCGCCCTGAACCGAAACAGGAATGTCCAGATACTGGCCAAGCTTGAGAGTTTCAACCCCGGGGGGTCCATCAAAGACCGGCCTGCCCTCTATATGATTGAAGCTGCCGAGAAATCCAGGGAGTTGACCAGGGATAAAATCATACTGGAGGCTACCAGCGGCAATACGGGGATCGGCCTGGCCCTGGTGGCTGCCGTTAAAGGATATCGCATCCTTTTGACCATGTCCGAGGCCGTGAGCGAAGAGCGGGTAAAGATTCTCAAGGCCCTGGGGGCCGAAGTCGCGTTTACGCCCGCTCACCTGGGAACGGACGGGGCCATAGAGCATGGATACCAGTTGCTGCGTGAACATCCGGGAACCTACTGGCTCGCCGATCAATTCAACAATGAGGCCAACTGGATGGCCCATTATTATGGCACGGCCACGGAAATCTGGGAGCAGACCGGGGGCGATTTCAATGCCGTGATCGCAACCATGGGAACGACCGGCACCCTCATGGGAATATCCAGACGCTTTCGCGAAATGAATCCCCGGATCCAGATCATCGGGGTTGAACCATATCTGGGCCACAAGATCCAGGGCCTCAAGAATATGAAGGAGTCATACCGGCCCGGCATCTTTGAAAAGGCCCGGGCAGACCGGATTATCAATATCGATGATGAAGAGGCATTTGAAACCGCACGCCTGTTGGCCAGAAAAGAGGGGCTTTTTGTGGGGATGAGCTCGGGCGCGGCCGTCGCCGTTGCACTTAAGGTCGCAGGCGAAATGGATTCGGGCCGTATCGTCGTGATTCTGCCGGACGGGGGCGATAAATACCTGAGCACTCCCCTCTTCACCGCCAGGAAGAAGTCCGGGCTGCGTCTATACAATACCCTGACCCGCAGAAAGGAGTCGTTTGTTCCCCAGGAAGAGAATCGGGTCTCCATATATGCCTGCGGTCCGACCCTCTGCCAGATGATCGATCTCAACCACTGCAGGCGTCTTCTTTTCTCAGACCTGATCCGGCGGTATATGGAACTGAAGGGCTATGATGTGACCTTGGTCATGAATGTCACAGACCTGGATGACCGGACTATCGAGGGGGCTGAAAAGGCCGGTATTTCTTTGAGAGAATTTACAGACGGGTTCTATGATGTACTGATGGCGGACATTGACAGCCTCGGCATCAAGCGTGCGACAGCCTACCCCAGGCCCAGCGAACATGTGGACGACATGATCGCCTTCACCCAGAAACTCCTTGAAAAGGGATATGCCTATGAAAAGCTGCGCTCCATCTACTTTGACATCTCCCGGTTCAAGGACTACGGCAAACTGTCGCGGATCGACCTTGACAAGATCAGGTTAGGTAAGACCGTTGACCTGGACCAATACGAAAAGGAAAACCCTCGGGACTTCACCCTGTTGAAGCGCTCTACACTGAATGAGCTGAAGCGGGGAATTTTCTTCAAGACAATCTGGGGAAATGTCCGGCCGGGGTGGCACATTGAATGCGCGGCCATGGCCCTGAAACACCTCGGGCCCACCCACGATATCCATACCAGCGGCGTTGCCCTGATATTTCCCCATCACGAGAACTCCATCGCCATCAGCCAGGCCGTCACGGACAAGCCCCTTGCCAATTACTGGCTCCATAACGAACCGGTAATGGACGACAACAGCCGTCCGGCAGAGGCCACGGAAAACGGGCGTGTGACACTGAGGGATCTCATGGCCCGGGGCTATTCAGGGAGGGAAGTGCGATACTGGCTTCTCAGCAGGCATTATCGCAAGCCGATATTTTTTTCCCGGGCCAAGCTCGATGGGGTCAGGAATACCCTGTCCCACCTCGACACCTTTGTTCAGAAACTTCATTCCGCCAGGCCCGGCCCAATCGATCCGGAAATGGATCAGACGATCTATGCCCTGCGACAAAAATTCATCGAGTCGATGGATGATGATTTCAATGTTGCGCCTGCACTGGCCTCTCTGTTTCAGTTCACCCGGACGGTCAATAAGAAGATGGACCGGAGCGGCCTTGATCCTTCTGACCGGGAGAAAGTCCTGACCGCCCTGGGGCGTGTCAATTCCGTCCTGGGGATCATGAGATTAAAGCCTCCTGCAGAGGACGCCGCAGTGGAGGAACTGGTGCAGCGGCGCGAGGCCGCCAGAGCCAAAAAAGAATGGGCCCTGGCCGATGACCTGAGACAACAACTCAAGGGGATGGGCGTGGAAGTCATCGACACCAAGGAGGGGCCGGTTTGGCGCAAGGATTGA
- a CDS encoding zinc ribbon domain-containing protein, with the protein MPIYEYEAVDPRKACRTCAGPFEIIQGMDEPPLTTCPSCGRRVKKVISWCRAAIVETSDEHGRVNKSISEYEKAGMWSHAAELADTHSEKVGNHDLKIRALDDYKKAGYDLGTLEKHAQTKSDLKED; encoded by the coding sequence ATGCCCATTTACGAATACGAGGCCGTAGACCCCCGGAAGGCCTGCCGGACATGTGCGGGTCCCTTTGAGATCATCCAGGGGATGGATGAGCCCCCCCTTACCACCTGCCCTTCCTGCGGACGAAGGGTCAAGAAAGTCATATCGTGGTGTCGTGCGGCGATCGTCGAGACGTCTGACGAGCATGGCCGGGTAAACAAGAGCATCTCTGAATACGAAAAAGCCGGGATGTGGAGCCATGCCGCCGAATTGGCAGATACCCATTCGGAAAAGGTCGGGAACCACGATTTGAAAATAAGGGCCCTTGATGACTACAAGAAGGCCGGGTATGATCTCGGCACCCTGGAAAAACACGCCCAGACAAAAAGCGATTTGAAGGAGGATTGA
- a CDS encoding ABC transporter ATP-binding protein — protein sequence MIIETIDLTKRYGRQTAVDRLSLRIRDGEIFGFLGPNGAGKTTTLLMLLGLTRPSGGSATVCGLSPFRMAREVKRHVGYLPENVGFYGDMDAVQSLEYVAALNGIGSREASEKIDDLLELVGLKGNARKKTGAFSRGMKQRLGIAEVLMKDPTVLFLDEPTLGLDPEGAIQMVGLIQSLNQTRNITVLLSSHNLSQVQRISHRVGIMISGSLIAEGSIDALAKESFGVGEREYSLEEVYLKYFQEV from the coding sequence ATGATTATCGAGACCATCGACCTCACCAAGCGATACGGACGTCAGACAGCCGTGGACCGTCTCTCTCTCAGGATCAGGGATGGGGAGATCTTTGGATTCCTGGGGCCTAACGGCGCAGGTAAGACCACCACCCTCCTGATGCTCCTGGGCCTGACCCGCCCCTCGGGCGGTTCTGCAACGGTATGCGGCCTCAGCCCCTTCAGGATGGCCAGGGAGGTCAAGCGCCATGTGGGATATCTCCCGGAGAATGTCGGTTTTTACGGGGATATGGATGCGGTGCAGAGTCTTGAATATGTGGCTGCCCTGAACGGCATCGGAAGCAGGGAGGCAAGTGAGAAGATCGACGATCTGTTGGAGTTGGTGGGTCTCAAGGGAAATGCACGCAAAAAGACCGGGGCATTTTCCCGGGGAATGAAGCAGCGGCTGGGCATTGCAGAGGTCCTTATGAAGGATCCGACGGTCCTCTTCCTTGACGAGCCGACCCTGGGTTTGGATCCGGAAGGGGCCATTCAGATGGTCGGCCTGATCCAGTCATTAAACCAGACCAGAAACATCACCGTGCTCCTTTCATCACACAACCTCAGCCAGGTACAACGGATATCCCATCGCGTCGGGATCATGATCTCCGGCAGCCTGATCGCCGAGGGGTCGATTGACGCCCTGGCAAAGGAGTCGTTCGGGGTCGGTGAAAGGGAGTATTCCTTGGAAGAGGTCTATCTGAAGTACTTCCAGGAGGTATGA
- a CDS encoding ABC transporter permease, with the protein MQGLYAVFRKELQDQLSSYRFVILFGLIAMVSFITSYMAAVHMRENLEALATTQFPFLMLFSTPGVMFSMVQFVAFFGPLIGLVSGFDAINRERAQGTLIKVISQPVYRDAVINGKFLAGVATIAIMFTAILLVISGFGLALVGVVPGIEEIWRLIIYLLISIFYIAFWLGLSILFSILFKSIATSALASVALWIFLSFFISLGAEVVANTVAPIDRQNESSPEAVLKHAHIQEAVSLFSPMILYSNATATIIDPMRKTTRSIILMGPMEELLSARFQNPLALGQSLLVVFPHIIALIAITVICFAISYTVFMLQEVRT; encoded by the coding sequence ATGCAGGGTCTGTATGCGGTGTTCAGGAAAGAGCTTCAGGATCAGCTGAGCAGTTACCGGTTTGTGATCCTCTTTGGGCTCATCGCCATGGTGAGCTTCATCACCAGCTACATGGCGGCCGTTCACATGAGAGAAAATCTGGAGGCCCTGGCTACCACGCAATTTCCGTTTCTGATGCTCTTCAGCACCCCCGGCGTCATGTTTTCCATGGTCCAGTTCGTGGCATTTTTCGGCCCTCTCATCGGCCTGGTGTCGGGCTTCGATGCCATTAACCGGGAAAGGGCACAGGGGACCCTGATAAAGGTTATATCCCAACCTGTCTACCGCGATGCCGTGATCAACGGTAAATTCCTGGCCGGCGTGGCCACCATCGCCATTATGTTCACGGCCATTCTCTTGGTTATATCCGGATTCGGCCTGGCCCTGGTCGGGGTAGTCCCCGGGATTGAAGAAATATGGCGGCTCATTATATACCTCCTCATCAGCATCTTCTACATTGCATTCTGGCTCGGCCTTTCCATCCTTTTCTCCATCCTCTTCAAGAGCATCGCCACCTCGGCCCTGGCCTCTGTTGCCCTCTGGATTTTCCTCTCTTTTTTCATATCCCTGGGGGCTGAGGTCGTTGCCAATACGGTTGCGCCGATCGATCGCCAGAACGAGTCGTCGCCTGAGGCGGTGCTGAAACATGCCCATATCCAGGAAGCGGTGTCCCTCTTTTCTCCAATGATCCTCTACTCCAATGCCACGGCCACCATTATCGACCCTATGCGAAAAACGACCCGATCCATCATACTCATGGGCCCGATGGAGGAACTCCTCTCTGCCCGTTTTCAGAATCCCCTGGCTTTAGGGCAGAGTCTCCTGGTTGTCTTTCCCCATATTATTGCATTGATTGCCATCACGGTTATCTGTTTTGCCATTTCATACACCGTATTCATGTTGCAGGAGGTCAGGACATAA